In a single window of the Salvelinus namaycush isolate Seneca chromosome 18, SaNama_1.0, whole genome shotgun sequence genome:
- the LOC120062843 gene encoding rho-related GTP-binding protein RhoF-like, with the protein MSGGSSGHTRTREEFKVVIVGDGGCGKTSLLQVCTKGDFPEKYVPSVFEKCVANVRYRGAEFRLNIYDTAGQEDYDRLRPLSYQSANLILICYDVTCPSSYDNLLIKWFPEVHHFCRGVPIILVGCKTDLRKDKVLEKKLWSSGENPITYIQGEETKRKINADLYLECSAKYKENVEDIFREAIKRAIAVTRKTKWKRFCAFL; encoded by the exons ATGTCAGGGGGGAGCAGTGGGCATACCAGGACGCGAGAGGAATTTAAGGTTGTGATAGTAGGTGATGGTGGATGTGGGAAAACCTCTCTACTCCAGGTTTGCACTAAAGGAGACTTTCCAGAG AAATATGTTCCATCTGTGTTCGAAAAATGTGTCGCCAACGTGAGGTACAGAGGCGCTGAGTTTCGTCTGAACATCTACGATACTGCAG GTCAAGAGGACTACGACCGATTACGCCCTCTGTCCTATCAGAGTGCCAACCTGATATTGATCTGCTATGATGTCACTTGCCCCTCAAGTTATGACAATTTGCTAATCAAG TGGTTCCCCGAGGTGCATCACTTCTGCCGTGGCGTGCCCATTATCCTGGTAGGATGCAAAACAGACCTGCGGAAAGACAAGGTCTTGGAAAAGAAACTGTGGTCTTCAGGCGAGAACCCCATCACATACATCCAG GGTGAAGAGACCAAAAGGAAGATCAACGCTGACCTCTACTTGGAGTGTTCAGCCAAATACAAGGAGAATGTGGAGGACATATTCAGAGAGGCTATCAAACGAGCCATTGCAGTAACAAGGAAGACAAAATGGAAAAGATTCTGTGCCTTTCTGTGA